The proteins below come from a single Pseudomonadota bacterium genomic window:
- a CDS encoding phage holin family protein: MVLLLKWLIMATSIVISAYLIPGVYISGFFTALWVALFLGIVNVLVRPILILVTLPINILTLGLFTFVINAVLVLLASSMINGFHVKGFWIAMLFSMVMSIINYLLGFLLITK; this comes from the coding sequence ATGGTATTGCTTTTGAAATGGCTGATAATGGCCACATCGATTGTGATAAGCGCCTATTTAATCCCCGGGGTTTATATCAGCGGTTTTTTTACAGCCTTATGGGTTGCACTTTTTCTTGGTATTGTCAATGTACTGGTGAGACCGATTTTGATACTTGTTACACTGCCTATTAATATCTTGACTTTAGGGCTATTTACCTTTGTTATCAATGCTGTCCTCGTTTTGCTGGCCTCATCAATGATAAATGGATTTCATGTAAAAGGTTTCTGGATAGCAATGCTCTTCAGTATGGTCATGTCAATAATAAACTATTTATTAGGGTTTTTACTGATAACTAAATAA